In the Campylobacter sp. RM6914 genome, one interval contains:
- the dnaK gene encoding molecular chaperone DnaK: MAKVIGIDLGTTNSCVSVYERGESKVIPNKEGKNTTPSVVAFTDKGDVLVGDVAKRQAVTNPEKTIYSIKRIMGLMSNEDAAREAKERLPYHVVDRNGACAIEISGKVYTPQEISAKVLIKLKEDAEAYLGEKVVDAVITVPAYFNDSQRKATKEAGTIAGLNVLRIINEPTAAALAYGLDKKEAEKILVYDLGGGTFDVTVLETGDNVVEVLATGGNAFLGGDDFDNLVIDWLAGEFKSETGIDLKSDVMASQRLKEAAENAKKELSSAQESNINLPFITADTTGPKHLVKTLTRAKFEGMIEKLVAQTIDKINEVVKDAGLSKSEVKEIVMVGGSTRVPLVGEEVKKAFGKELNKSVNPDEVVAIGAAIQGAVIKGDVKDVLLLDVTPLSLGIETLGGVMTKIIEKGTTIPVKKNQTFSTAEDNQSAVTIHVIQGEREFARDNKSLGQFNLEGIPSAPRGVPQIEVEFDIDANGILTVSAKDKATGKAQNITISGSSGLSDDEINKMVKEAELHKEEDAKRKEAVETRNQADALVHQTQKNLDELGEKVPADDRANIEAALNALRETLKDESATKEQIDAKVKALSEASHKLAEAMYKKDESATGSEQSKKKDDDVIDAEVE, translated from the coding sequence ATGGCAAAAGTAATAGGTATCGACCTAGGAACAACAAACTCATGCGTTAGTGTGTATGAGCGTGGCGAAAGCAAGGTAATCCCTAACAAAGAGGGCAAAAACACAACCCCATCGGTTGTGGCTTTCACTGATAAGGGCGATGTTTTGGTGGGCGATGTAGCTAAGCGTCAAGCGGTTACAAACCCTGAAAAGACGATCTATTCGATCAAGCGTATCATGGGTCTTATGAGCAACGAAGATGCTGCACGTGAAGCGAAAGAGCGACTTCCGTATCATGTCGTAGATCGCAACGGGGCTTGCGCGATCGAAATTTCAGGCAAGGTCTATACTCCGCAAGAAATTTCTGCAAAAGTTTTAATCAAGCTTAAAGAAGACGCAGAAGCATATCTTGGCGAAAAGGTTGTAGATGCGGTCATTACAGTGCCAGCATACTTTAACGATAGTCAAAGAAAGGCGACAAAAGAGGCTGGAACGATCGCTGGTCTAAATGTACTTCGTATCATCAACGAGCCGACAGCTGCGGCACTTGCGTATGGACTTGACAAAAAAGAGGCTGAGAAAATTTTAGTTTACGACCTAGGTGGTGGTACATTTGACGTTACAGTTCTAGAAACTGGCGATAATGTAGTTGAAGTTTTGGCAACTGGTGGTAATGCGTTCTTGGGTGGTGATGACTTTGATAACCTTGTTATCGACTGGCTAGCTGGTGAGTTTAAAAGTGAAACGGGTATCGATCTAAAAAGCGATGTTATGGCTTCTCAGCGTCTAAAAGAGGCAGCTGAAAACGCTAAAAAAGAGCTTAGCTCGGCACAAGAGAGCAATATCAACCTGCCTTTCATCACGGCTGACACAACAGGTCCAAAACACCTTGTTAAAACGCTAACTCGTGCAAAATTTGAAGGTATGATAGAAAAACTAGTAGCTCAAACTATAGATAAGATAAACGAGGTCGTAAAAGACGCTGGTCTAAGCAAGTCAGAGGTAAAAGAGATCGTAATGGTTGGTGGCTCTACTCGTGTGCCACTAGTAGGCGAGGAAGTTAAAAAAGCGTTTGGCAAAGAGCTAAATAAGAGCGTGAACCCTGATGAAGTCGTGGCTATCGGCGCTGCTATACAAGGTGCTGTTATTAAAGGTGATGTAAAAGACGTGCTACTTCTTGACGTTACTCCGCTAAGCCTAGGTATCGAAACACTTGGTGGTGTGATGACTAAAATCATCGAAAAAGGCACAACCATACCTGTTAAGAAAAACCAAACTTTCTCAACTGCTGAGGATAACCAAAGTGCGGTTACGATACATGTTATCCAAGGCGAGCGCGAGTTTGCTAGAGATAACAAGTCTTTGGGTCAGTTTAACCTTGAAGGTATCCCATCAGCTCCACGTGGTGTACCACAAATCGAAGTTGAGTTTGACATCGATGCAAACGGTATATTAACGGTATCAGCAAAAGATAAGGCAACTGGCAAAGCTCAAAATATCACAATCTCAGGCTCAAGCGGTCTAAGTGATGATGAGATCAACAAAATGGTAAAAGAGGCCGAGCTTCACAAAGAAGAAGATGCCAAACGCAAAGAGGCTGTCGAGACTAGAAACCAAGCTGACGCGCTGGTTCATCAAACTCAAAAGAATCTCGATGAGCTAGGTGAGAAAGTCCCAGCTGACGATAGAGCAAATATCGAAGCAGCCCTAAACGCACTTCGCGAAACACTAAAAGATGAAAGTGCAACAAAAGAACAGATCGATGCGAAGGTAAAAGCTCTAAGCGAAGCTAGCCACAAACTAGCCGAAGCGATGTATAAAAAAGATGAAAGTGCAACTGGTAGCGAACAATCTAAGAAAAAAGATGACGATGTCATCGACGCAGAGGTTGAGTAA
- a CDS encoding autotransporter domain-containing protein, producing MKKKSTKTTCAKRISLSFALASVLCTGAFSQNMSLENFHYRDYLDLGQNKGVFSNTSGEVVLKAKDGSEFKFARVPNQAARTIDGSITSLGRNNVVTAVHIKRLFLANSFMHNSSGNEKTTFGQTSYKFLHGANGVEATLKYYAGETMYLKTTKYIVEGEVSAFNPENVSSLERFNSYAEALPEIEKIGDYLKKLDTDADGKLILYQAGSGDLKLHNNSNALSVLEPNTAKGGSLFQIGASTSPINFSRIINKDLSEDYQKSGLMLSAEVNGAFKNNTTNGDSGSGFYLYDTIKDEWVLVGVLRGHAAGGGNFINISYVNANDLNDYKTAYETDVTGTNLVANKDNIINADKSINLSSDLNLGYGGIVVESGATAINGTGSLKFAGFDIAENASVNLNTRVVEDLHKIGAGTLNVGAATGTNLRLGNGLVVLNAENAFNKIYVTSGRATLKLADNITNFNADNLFFGNGGGKLDLNGKSIVAKNISANDAGANIINSSSTTTANLTLQGNDNADTIVHTTIGGSDKNKINIAIQNTNDKTLVFNANTQIDGTLSVANSKVAIHGHPTTHAVKTRDTSTATIKQYDKNMPEYMDLERPSTLTQPDWDKVKFISNGVTLQDSTLSIGKESEFNSNITANDTSAINFGGDIDYFIDKLDGANTQNGGLSYAQQIESQKLDEKNQGNDTIKFSGAITASDTTAIKSSLTEFAPTLTLSGSATLTAKNLTLNENNSVNFSDNSVVQIEDLAFKNIANANNKIQKSTTATLNVSKSITLDNARGLDLNNGLVSNLDELNLIAKNGSSVTSSSTTTLKGISLDRSIYKQQGTDALSINGGNIELQNSSELEAKNLTLVNFTNDKFKISEDSTFGVQNLNADNSKIDLSNIKNASALQSVTAQNNSQITLKTWEENAFHNLQTHDSSKINFKELRFDMSTPKNITQNIGILSSLTLNNVGFLDGNEIKVNALNFNQISFADVLKIKLNFSDVLKANTDKIDFEKNYEIITATTLTGTKTPYVEFSSGVFATSTIENNKLIVKFQKEDPKSQKALENLSNNQSNELLAAILAHTANGASPELVAQIEHAAYTKDANALSKILEKTENELKNIGENSGVNIASGVLFSSNLAMNSRLAHIKFSPKLTTQNAFKYALASGNSSQDDLKNVLEAIQNDRAKNSFWYNFGGGYFKENSGADMKFYGTNIGYDKTADLASGSVIYGVMAGFTSAKHDGKNYQDRSKAYNIGIYADYEGASGHEFQSNLNLAYIKSEKDFTLLNRAENGKNNGFGALLSTYYKHRFDVSDKASLKPLVLFEIDYTKMDGFKTQNYKQDKLNEFGVSAGLGAEYSVVSQTQAHTIQAVVKKQIHRSNDDVKLNLSRANNYLEYDIKKSRIKYELNYIGETKLNENFTIQYNLGGVSDFKGGYGGRAGIKLEYKF from the coding sequence ATGAAGAAAAAATCTACAAAAACAACTTGTGCAAAACGCATATCTCTCTCCTTTGCGCTTGCCAGCGTGCTTTGCACAGGTGCTTTCTCACAAAATATGTCTCTTGAAAATTTCCACTACAGAGACTACCTAGATCTTGGGCAAAACAAAGGTGTTTTTAGCAACACTAGCGGCGAAGTCGTTTTAAAGGCAAAAGATGGAAGCGAGTTTAAATTTGCTCGTGTGCCAAACCAAGCCGCTCGCACTATAGACGGCTCTATCACATCGCTTGGACGAAATAATGTCGTAACAGCAGTCCATATTAAAAGATTGTTTTTGGCAAATAGTTTTATGCATAATAGTAGTGGTAACGAAAAGACTACATTTGGTCAAACGAGTTATAAATTTTTACACGGCGCAAATGGAGTAGAAGCAACACTAAAATATTATGCTGGTGAGACAATGTATCTAAAAACAACAAAATATATTGTTGAGGGTGAAGTGTCAGCTTTTAATCCTGAAAATGTATCCAGTCTTGAAAGATTTAACTCATACGCAGAGGCTTTGCCAGAGATAGAAAAAATAGGTGACTACCTGAAAAAACTTGACACAGATGCAGATGGAAAGCTTATACTGTATCAAGCTGGAAGTGGTGATTTAAAATTGCATAATAATTCAAATGCTTTATCGGTTTTAGAGCCAAATACAGCAAAAGGCGGAAGCTTATTTCAGATAGGCGCAAGCACATCGCCGATTAATTTTAGTAGAATAATCAATAAAGATTTATCAGAAGATTATCAAAAATCAGGACTTATGTTAAGTGCAGAGGTCAATGGTGCTTTTAAAAACAACACCACAAATGGCGATAGCGGAAGCGGTTTTTATCTATACGACACGATAAAAGACGAGTGGGTTTTGGTAGGTGTCTTGCGTGGGCATGCGGCTGGGGGCGGAAATTTCATAAATATATCTTATGTAAATGCCAACGATCTTAATGATTACAAAACAGCTTATGAAACAGATGTTACTGGCACAAATTTAGTTGCAAATAAAGACAATATAATAAATGCCGATAAATCAATAAATCTTAGTAGTGATTTAAATTTAGGCTATGGCGGCATCGTCGTAGAGAGTGGAGCGACAGCGATAAATGGCACTGGAAGTTTGAAATTTGCGGGATTTGACATCGCTGAAAATGCAAGCGTAAATTTAAACACAAGAGTTGTGGAAGATCTGCATAAAATCGGAGCTGGAACGCTCAATGTAGGCGCCGCAACTGGGACAAATTTGCGTCTTGGCAATGGACTGGTTGTGCTAAATGCGGAAAATGCTTTTAATAAAATTTATGTAACTAGCGGTAGAGCAACGCTAAAACTTGCAGATAACATAACTAACTTTAACGCAGATAATTTATTTTTCGGTAACGGCGGAGGAAAACTCGATCTAAACGGCAAAAGTATAGTCGCTAAAAACATCTCTGCAAACGACGCCGGCGCAAATATCATAAACTCATCATCAACAACAACTGCAAATTTAACCCTACAAGGCAACGATAATGCCGATACTATCGTGCATACAACCATCGGTGGAAGCGATAAAAACAAGATAAATATAGCAATTCAAAACACAAATGACAAAACGCTAGTTTTTAACGCAAATACCCAAATAGACGGCACTTTAAGCGTTGCAAATTCCAAAGTTGCCATACACGGACACCCAACCACACACGCCGTAAAAACACGCGACACAAGCACGGCAACGATAAAACAATATGACAAAAATATGCCAGAATATATGGACTTGGAGCGTCCATCGACGCTTACCCAGCCGGACTGGGATAAAGTAAAATTTATCTCAAACGGCGTAACCTTGCAAGACTCAACGCTAAGTATCGGCAAAGAGAGTGAGTTTAACTCAAACATCACAGCAAATGACACTTCGGCTATAAATTTTGGCGGAGATATTGATTATTTTATCGACAAACTTGACGGAGCCAACACGCAAAATGGCGGACTATCATACGCTCAGCAAATCGAAAGCCAAAAGTTAGATGAGAAAAATCAGGGCAACGATACGATAAAATTTAGTGGTGCAATAACCGCAAGTGACACAACCGCTATCAAATCGAGCTTAACGGAGTTTGCTCCAACTTTAACGCTTTCTGGTAGCGCGACTTTAACGGCTAAAAATCTAACTCTAAATGAAAACAATAGTGTAAATTTTAGCGACAACTCGGTCGTGCAAATCGAGGATTTGGCGTTTAAAAACATCGCCAACGCAAACAACAAAATCCAAAAAAGCACCACCGCAACGCTAAATGTTAGTAAATCCATAACGCTTGACAATGCAAGAGGACTGGATCTAAACAACGGCTTAGTAAGCAACCTTGACGAGTTAAATTTAATCGCCAAAAATGGTAGTTCCGTTACATCAAGCAGCACAACCACACTAAAAGGCATAAGTCTTGATCGCTCAATCTACAAGCAACAAGGCACTGATGCACTTAGTATAAATGGTGGAAATATCGAGCTTCAAAACAGCTCAGAGCTAGAAGCTAAAAATTTAACCCTAGTAAATTTCACAAATGACAAGTTTAAAATTTCAGAAGATTCGACATTTGGTGTGCAAAATTTAAACGCCGATAACTCAAAAATCGACCTGTCTAATATCAAAAATGCCTCCGCCTTACAAAGCGTAACCGCTCAAAACAACAGCCAAATCACGCTAAAAACTTGGGAGGAAAACGCCTTTCATAACCTCCAAACGCACGATAGCTCAAAGATAAATTTCAAAGAGCTTAGATTTGATATGAGCACCCCTAAAAATATCACGCAAAATATCGGCATTTTAAGCTCTTTGACGCTAAATAATGTAGGCTTTCTTGACGGCAACGAGATCAAGGTAAATGCTTTAAATTTTAACCAAATAAGCTTTGCCGACGTGCTAAAAATAAAGCTAAATTTTAGTGATGTCTTAAAGGCAAACACCGATAAAATCGACTTTGAGAAAAACTATGAGATAATCACTGCAACAACTCTAACTGGCACAAAGACGCCTTATGTAGAGTTTTCAAGCGGAGTCTTTGCAACCAGCACGATAGAAAACAACAAGCTTATAGTGAAATTCCAAAAAGAAGATCCAAAGAGTCAAAAAGCCCTAGAAAATCTCTCAAACAACCAAAGCAACGAGCTTTTGGCCGCCATCCTAGCTCACACGGCAAATGGTGCAAGCCCTGAACTAGTTGCACAAATCGAACACGCAGCATACACAAAAGATGCGAATGCTTTAAGTAAAATTTTAGAAAAAACTGAAAACGAGCTAAAAAATATCGGCGAAAACTCTGGTGTAAATATCGCAAGTGGTGTGCTTTTTTCATCAAATTTGGCGATGAACTCACGCCTAGCTCATATTAAATTTAGTCCGAAGCTAACCACACAAAACGCCTTTAAATACGCTTTGGCAAGTGGCAATAGCTCACAAGATGACTTAAAAAATGTCCTTGAAGCGATCCAAAATGACAGAGCCAAAAATAGCTTTTGGTATAACTTCGGTGGTGGGTATTTTAAAGAAAATAGCGGCGCAGATATGAAATTTTACGGCACCAATATAGGCTATGACAAAACAGCAGATCTTGCAAGTGGTAGCGTTATTTACGGCGTTATGGCTGGATTTACAAGTGCAAAGCATGATGGCAAAAACTACCAAGATCGCTCAAAAGCCTATAATATAGGCATTTACGCAGACTATGAAGGCGCGAGTGGTCATGAGTTTCAGTCAAACTTAAATCTTGCCTACATAAAAAGTGAGAAAGATTTTACCCTTTTAAATAGAGCTGAAAATGGCAAAAATAACGGCTTTGGTGCGTTGTTATCGACATATTACAAGCATAGATTTGATGTTTCAGACAAGGCTAGTTTAAAGCCGTTGGTGCTTTTTGAGATTGATTATACAAAAATGGATGGTTTTAAAACGCAAAACTACAAGCAAGATAAGCTAAACGAATTTGGCGTTTCTGCTGGGCTTGGTGCCGAGTATAGTGTGGTTAGTCAAACTCAGGCACATACGATCCAAGCCGTTGTCAAAAAGCAAATTCATCGCTCAAACGACGATGTGAAGCTAAATTTAAGCCGTGCAAATAACTATCTTGAATATGACATCAAGAAAAGTCGCATAAAATACGAGCTAAACTACATCGGCGAAACAAAGCTAAATGAAAATTTTACCATCCAATACAATCTTGGTGGAGTTAGCGACTTTAAGGGTGGCTATGGCGGCAGAGCTGGAATAAAGCTGGAATATAAATTTTAA
- the ppk2 gene encoding polyphosphate kinase 2, with the protein MPKNGQKKEKANNNYEEELRTLQIELLKFQNHVKDKGLRVLILMEGRDAAGKGGSIKRLTEHLNPRGCRIVALEKPSDVEKTQWYFQRYVEHLPSAGEIVIFDRSWYNRAGVEPVMGFCTQEEHKEFLREVPKFEEMIINSGIIFFKFYLSITKAEQKKRFKERMTDPLKQFKISTVDQKAQELWDQYSIAKYSMLLATHTTISPWTIIASDNKKVARLNIFRYILSNVEYPNKTDKKILSYDKEIVRSGEVEIKRIESGLNKEGLKSIN; encoded by the coding sequence ATGCCAAAAAACGGTCAAAAAAAAGAGAAGGCAAACAACAACTACGAAGAAGAGCTGAGAACACTTCAGATCGAACTCCTAAAATTTCAAAATCATGTAAAAGACAAAGGCTTACGAGTGCTAATCCTTATGGAAGGACGTGATGCTGCAGGAAAAGGTGGCAGCATAAAACGCCTAACAGAACATCTAAATCCAAGAGGATGTCGCATAGTGGCCCTTGAAAAGCCAAGCGACGTTGAAAAAACACAGTGGTATTTTCAGCGATATGTAGAACATCTGCCAAGCGCCGGAGAGATAGTGATATTTGACAGAAGTTGGTATAACCGAGCAGGAGTCGAGCCTGTTATGGGCTTTTGCACACAAGAAGAGCATAAGGAATTTTTACGCGAAGTGCCAAAATTTGAAGAAATGATCATAAATTCCGGGATAATTTTCTTTAAATTTTACCTATCCATCACAAAAGCGGAACAAAAAAAGCGATTTAAAGAGCGCATGACCGATCCTCTAAAACAGTTTAAGATATCTACCGTGGATCAAAAAGCACAAGAGTTATGGGATCAATACTCCATCGCAAAATACTCCATGCTTTTGGCAACTCACACAACGATCTCTCCTTGGACTATCATCGCTTCGGATAACAAAAAGGTTGCCAGACTAAATATCTTCAGATATATCCTTTCAAATGTCGAGTATCCAAACAAGACAGATAAAAAAATACTTAGCTACGATAAGGAAATCGTGAGAAGCGGTGAAGTAGAGATAAAGCGTATAGAAAGTGGATTAAATAAAGAGGGGCTTAAGAGCATAAATTAA
- the dsbD gene encoding protein-disulfide reductase DsbD: MFFRALVSFCIFFVSLLSAPLDTAEAFKLRSSIDEQNVRIDFKFGQDIYIYNQTFEIKLADKPINSLIDMPKTEMSNEYEIIPTDFSLLIPLKLIEENLQDDLSKISISYQGCAKNGICYRPQNKTYIVSKIQSGYKVVDSDAKQEISDEQGIANELSSKSFLLSLVTFFGYGLLLALTPCVFPMIPILSSIIVTKGGENLGVKKGFLLSFVYVLAMSFAYALAGVGASTLGFGVQGMLQNAWILGTFAVIFVLLAFSMFGFYELKLPSVIENFINKKSKNSSGLLGVFIMGFTSALIVSPCVAAPLAGALLYIAQSGNLLYGGVMLFIMGLGMGVPLLIIGASSGKILPRPGVWMDGVKSLFGFLMLFMSVWLLSRVFGSVFELVGYGVLGVFTAVFFGAFEAAGSGWLKFKKATAILVFVYSVMLIIGGFLGSKNALSPLSGFNLSASAKDELKFEKVQNLQELLAAINNSKKPVMVDFWASWCVSCLELDDRTFSDLGVKNTLKNFTVIKIDVTQNLSQNREMLKYFSLIDPPALLFFKDGLEISSKRIIGYIDPQKFLEKVSDI; this comes from the coding sequence ATGTTTTTTAGAGCGCTTGTATCTTTTTGTATCTTTTTTGTTTCACTTTTATCTGCGCCACTAGATACCGCAGAGGCTTTTAAGCTAAGATCATCTATCGACGAGCAAAATGTTAGGATTGATTTTAAATTTGGACAAGATATTTATATTTATAATCAAACTTTTGAGATAAAGCTTGCAGATAAGCCTATAAATTCGCTCATTGATATGCCAAAAACAGAAATGTCAAACGAATACGAGATAATACCAACCGACTTTTCGCTCCTAATACCGCTTAAACTCATAGAAGAGAACTTGCAAGACGATTTGTCAAAAATTTCCATCTCATATCAAGGATGTGCCAAAAACGGCATTTGCTACCGTCCGCAAAATAAAACTTATATCGTAAGTAAAATTCAAAGTGGATATAAAGTCGTTGATAGTGATGCTAAACAAGAAATTTCAGACGAGCAAGGTATCGCAAATGAGCTCTCATCAAAGAGCTTTCTGCTATCGCTTGTGACTTTTTTTGGATATGGGTTGTTGCTTGCTCTTACTCCGTGCGTGTTTCCTATGATACCGATACTTTCAAGTATTATCGTTACTAAGGGTGGGGAGAATTTGGGTGTTAAAAAGGGCTTTTTACTCTCGTTTGTTTATGTTTTGGCGATGAGTTTTGCTTATGCGTTAGCCGGAGTCGGAGCTAGCACACTTGGTTTTGGAGTGCAAGGCATGCTTCAAAATGCATGGATTTTGGGCACATTTGCTGTTATTTTTGTTTTGTTGGCGTTTAGTATGTTTGGCTTTTATGAACTCAAACTTCCGTCTGTGATTGAAAATTTTATAAATAAAAAGTCTAAAAACTCAAGTGGCTTGCTCGGTGTTTTTATCATGGGCTTTACCTCTGCGCTAATAGTTTCTCCTTGTGTTGCCGCCCCGTTAGCTGGAGCCTTACTTTATATAGCTCAAAGCGGTAATTTACTTTACGGCGGAGTGATGTTGTTTATTATGGGGCTTGGCATGGGTGTTCCGCTTCTTATTATAGGCGCTAGTTCTGGTAAAATTTTGCCTCGTCCTGGAGTTTGGATGGATGGGGTAAAAAGTCTTTTTGGCTTTTTGATGTTATTTATGAGTGTTTGGTTGCTTTCAAGAGTGTTTGGAAGTGTTTTTGAGCTTGTTGGATACGGTGTTCTTGGTGTATTTACGGCTGTATTTTTTGGAGCATTTGAAGCAGCTGGCTCTGGCTGGTTGAAATTTAAAAAGGCGACTGCAATTTTGGTTTTTGTCTACTCGGTTATGCTTATTATCGGTGGATTTTTAGGTTCTAAAAATGCCCTTTCGCCACTTAGCGGTTTTAATTTAAGTGCATCCGCTAAAGATGAACTTAAATTTGAAAAAGTTCAAAATTTACAAGAGCTTTTGGCTGCTATAAATAACTCAAAAAAGCCTGTTATGGTTGATTTTTGGGCTAGCTGGTGTGTTAGCTGTTTAGAACTTGACGATAGGACTTTTAGTGATCTTGGCGTAAAAAATACTCTTAAGAATTTTACCGTTATAAAGATCGATGTTACACAAAATTTAAGTCAAAACCGTGAAATGCTTAAGTATTTTTCACTTATAGATCCACCTGCGCTTTTGTTTTTTAAAGATGGTTTGGAGATAAGTTCAAAACGAATAATCGGCTATATAGATCCACAGAAATTTTTAGAGAAAGTTTCTGATATCTAA
- a CDS encoding helix-turn-helix transcriptional regulator gives MRLGLHSVSICTPIKLVDKRGVFCGGQPFEVIRSYFKEYKTLYDKNLYLINKGGEILASFGNINDTISFENVNLPNDKYMAIPIKNTNWSIVVEKDQELYTNELNKYLLINLLLYALCVLIYIFTNFIWLRKNSISSKQLNEQNIYIKDVLAKQVNGVFISCNEDLEIIYAGDEFANFYDFYNGAANLKETIRNSKFLSDDEKLNFLNEIAISSRGLKFRYFNIEFTKENEVKKYLITTAPIGDHAPYGLSFLFQDVSLMQEQESQKTYNEFYNPYVEKLMIFIKQNIGDDGLCVEKLAKIGGYSKFHLQRLFKNYTNTNVAEYLRSFRLERARFLLKFSDEKVSVIAKKCGFAHNETFIRLFSKFYGSSPLVYRQNIRGKIPKKELLYEEIELPEIKLAVTHKPQNIEFLKSKQSGGDILVLLENGDINSKIYAAYSKDGSLSSYVELSGGTWAKIDIKGMNLPIEDILDKACEIFYDPNLYKFKAPQIYFSLTDDKNMDFIYFKI, from the coding sequence ATGCGACTTGGACTTCACAGCGTATCTATTTGCACTCCTATCAAATTAGTAGATAAGCGAGGTGTTTTTTGCGGAGGACAACCATTTGAGGTTATAAGGAGCTATTTTAAAGAGTATAAAACCCTATACGATAAAAATTTATATCTTATCAATAAAGGCGGTGAGATATTAGCAAGCTTTGGCAATATAAATGATACGATATCTTTTGAAAATGTAAATTTACCAAACGACAAATACATGGCGATCCCTATCAAAAATACTAATTGGAGTATAGTTGTTGAAAAAGATCAAGAGCTTTATACGAATGAGCTTAATAAATATTTACTTATAAATTTGTTACTTTACGCACTTTGTGTCTTGATATATATTTTTACTAATTTCATTTGGCTTAGAAAAAACAGTATAAGCTCAAAGCAACTTAATGAACAAAACATTTATATAAAAGATGTGCTTGCTAAGCAGGTAAATGGAGTTTTTATTAGCTGTAATGAAGATCTTGAGATCATATATGCCGGTGATGAATTTGCAAATTTCTATGATTTTTATAATGGTGCTGCAAACCTAAAAGAGACCATAAGAAACAGTAAATTTCTTAGTGATGATGAAAAGTTAAATTTTCTTAATGAGATAGCTATCTCAAGTCGGGGTTTGAAATTTAGGTATTTTAATATAGAGTTTACAAAAGAAAATGAGGTTAAGAAATATCTGATAACAACTGCACCTATCGGTGATCATGCTCCTTACGGTCTGTCATTTTTATTCCAAGACGTCAGTTTAATGCAAGAACAAGAGTCTCAAAAAACATATAATGAGTTCTATAATCCATATGTAGAAAAATTAATGATTTTTATTAAGCAAAATATCGGAGATGATGGACTTTGTGTGGAAAAATTAGCCAAAATTGGCGGGTATTCCAAATTTCATTTGCAAAGATTATTTAAAAATTATACCAACACTAATGTAGCTGAATATCTACGTTCGTTCCGTCTTGAGCGTGCTAGGTTTTTATTAAAATTTAGTGACGAAAAAGTAAGTGTTATAGCTAAAAAATGTGGATTTGCTCATAATGAAACATTTATAAGATTGTTTTCTAAATTTTACGGCTCGTCCCCGCTTGTTTATAGACAAAACATAAGAGGTAAAATTCCTAAAAAAGAGCTATTATACGAGGAGATAGAGTTGCCAGAAATTAAGCTAGCTGTAACACATAAGCCTCAAAATATAGAGTTTTTAAAATCAAAGCAAAGCGGTGGCGATATCTTAGTTTTGCTTGAAAACGGAGATATAAATAGTAAAATTTATGCAGCTTATAGCAAAGATGGCTCACTATCGTCATATGTGGAATTAAGCGGCGGAACATGGGCTAAGATAGATATAAAAGGCATGAATTTGCCAATTGAGGATATTTTAGACAAGGCTTGCGAGATATTTTATGATCCAAATCTGTACAAATTTAAAGCTCCTCAAATTTATTTTTCGCTAACTGATGATAAAAATATGGATTTTATATACTTTAAAATTTAG